A single Caldilineales bacterium DNA region contains:
- a CDS encoding DUF11 domain-containing protein: MNHLINLLVVISLLLGSATPGLAFGGVGQSRAEASQSARGSSEAREQETNVVAPAEIVAANTVGERVSTADTVLATPPQLTLTVSQAEVEPGEAAGFTVGVSNTDGISLTQVVVSVVLPDGLTAAGEQPPFDYDAATGTLTWAVGELGPGQSASASLRARVQGKAIGDLLTSQATLTAAEWPGVLSAWAVVGVGRPGNGRGRVDGSGGRVLSKDGRVRVEIPAGAVTEVVEVVLDAETAAGGDLPGLLTRFALTAMTEAGEPVGSFARPMRAAVQLAGLEAAMAQAPGSPGFFRWDEASGQWLALASAVDWNRGVVEAELSPVGELAGQAAGSGGQVFAVAATTALSTGAQHLPTVHGFVSDEWSGNSSVSYPIELPPGPAGLGLNLSLSYSSEGVNSIRQGPTVYINQQGQTVNQDQVNGTTFNRQAGFVGWGWSLNGLGQVTVDLATGRAWLGYAGGGFELKYDAANGWQTEPQSFLRIQHSGEAWSADPWLVWAPEGTKYTFGSANWGNGMAWVYNTGSCAQQAREAHLTEVLDTHGNKVVVTYATETKGIADCGNPSYVRAIRPSRIEYIPKQVVGNESLATVGVDFGYALRDDSGVPGKTDPYVQNFWSDWRLSVITVQVRSSASVFSTVRSYELNPAGAEYVWKDQAAGQGLLVLKTIRQKGKDGGALPDWTFTYTTINGWLNHTVLASAGNGQGGSAVYSYVNLSNVWMEGCGDWSSRYRVSQLDVLDGMGTAAHNKITTIYDHQNPWAKTGLGHPQCPDFEFAGYDFVRSQVKDGGGSLQRVTDSYYHQRSGVQLDPRKGKVSLSLTSSAAGSGELARTTTTWMTATVKSRIWVYQSDVTQSVNGLDQKTAYEYQIANQGGAQYGNVTHVHTYLDAGNTLLRSQITEYFPRNDAGAAYIVNLPGRQRLLDAGGVCQGETRTWYDANTAYNQAPSLGEARKVETAQTTCGGTWSVAQFGYDAWGNQTSVTDALNNTSTTSYDTGPVGSWPRLFAYPTSTTTPLVGTTSYAWDKVLGQVTAITDPNAVVTSYEYDQWGRLWKEIEPGDSSANPTRRYTYTNYAGVASPYWQKEEQRDNLSSATPATYLEKRSFYDGLGRLVQTQAEAESSTQSIIANLEYSPLGAIKASAPYTHTTALGGYRTPDWNQPKTQTSYDALSRATQVTGPDGSMVRSYYQAGKTAVIDALNRQTISESDGLGRLRFVRQYTGSYPGQPGWSDPVYGQAEYRYDLADRLLKVIGADGAAIDLGYDLSGRKTSLTDPDMGLWSYGYDAAGNLTRQTDAKNQRTCFYYDALNRLKGKTYSTGAAACAADPGYNGYTVKYYYDKDENGAAVSNGKGRRTVMIDPSGSAKWLYGQRGKVTQETKVIGGAGGGTFVTQWSYDAAGRPVWEKYPGGNASQVGEQVNYAYTNQGLLDTVIGTATYVGDTQWNVRGQVSERWLGSTAGVVRQLYSYTTSENFRLVTLKAGNASPYTNLQNITYTYDDNGNVQTISDAAAYGGSQTQSFSYDALNRLLTAQATGGSNGAYAQRSYVYSNAGNITSFEAAALTYTDASHKHAVTHVGSVQKYWYDANGNATRRINGAQDITLNYDVENRLTGMSGGVTASYIYDGDGARVKETSGGVTTIYIGAYFEWTGSTSTMKSYYYAGATRVAMRTGTSTGTVNYLLGDHLGSQALTLTSAGARLNTNTELRYMPYGAARYTAGTTPTSFNFTGQRKDSGSGLLFYNARWYDPAIGRFLAADTLVPSPGNPQSLNRYSYVLNNALKYVDPSGHANVCGATNTECDGSSVYPQRPQTHSGPCLSIVCLPTPTPTATPAPLAFLTPYAVMPTPYAGPWIGPATPGPTSTPTATPYPQARLGQPGGINPTDLYYTIAQGLVYQMPKALGDDVAIRALGRGGQLVLGPLGPIVGYGASVGPNLASHLTRHDPLQVTLTDVVVDSAGYGVSTGVGGIAGVVGGVLGSTEPGIGSLVGAAAGDIVGSAGGSIVWDLYVAPRWRDDIYYFLGSFVN, translated from the coding sequence GTGAATCACCTGATCAACCTGCTGGTGGTGATCAGCTTGTTGTTGGGCAGCGCCACGCCGGGGTTGGCGTTCGGCGGTGTGGGGCAGAGTAGGGCAGAGGCAAGCCAAAGCGCGCGTGGATCGAGCGAGGCAAGAGAACAAGAAACAAACGTCGTGGCGCCGGCAGAGATAGTGGCGGCGAACACAGTGGGTGAGCGCGTAAGCACAGCTGACACGGTGCTGGCAACGCCGCCGCAGCTCACCTTGACCGTGAGCCAGGCGGAGGTGGAGCCGGGCGAGGCGGCGGGCTTCACGGTGGGGGTAAGCAACACAGACGGCATCAGCCTGACCCAGGTCGTGGTCAGCGTGGTCTTGCCGGACGGACTGACAGCGGCGGGAGAGCAGCCGCCCTTCGACTACGACGCCGCGACCGGGACCCTGACCTGGGCGGTGGGTGAGTTGGGGCCGGGCCAGAGCGCCAGCGCCAGCTTGAGGGCGCGTGTGCAGGGCAAGGCGATCGGCGACCTCCTGACCAGCCAGGCGACGCTGACGGCGGCGGAGTGGCCGGGCGTGCTGAGCGCCTGGGCGGTGGTGGGCGTGGGCCGGCCGGGGAATGGCCGCGGCCGGGTGGATGGAAGCGGCGGGAGGGTGCTGAGCAAAGACGGCCGGGTGCGGGTCGAGATTCCGGCAGGGGCAGTGACAGAAGTGGTCGAGGTGGTGTTGGATGCAGAAACAGCGGCAGGCGGCGACTTGCCCGGCCTGTTGACCCGCTTTGCTTTGACCGCCATGACCGAGGCAGGCGAGCCTGTCGGCAGCTTTGCCCGGCCGATGAGGGCGGCGGTGCAACTGGCGGGGTTGGAAGCAGCGATGGCGCAGGCGCCGGGTTCGCCGGGCTTTTTCCGTTGGGATGAAGCGAGCGGGCAGTGGCTGGCCCTGGCGAGCGCGGTGGACTGGAATCGGGGCGTGGTCGAGGCCGAACTGTCGCCGGTGGGCGAATTGGCAGGACAGGCAGCAGGCAGCGGCGGGCAGGTCTTTGCCGTGGCCGCCACCACGGCCCTGAGCACTGGCGCCCAACACCTGCCCACGGTGCATGGCTTCGTCAGCGATGAGTGGAGCGGTAACAGCAGCGTCAGTTACCCGATCGAGTTGCCGCCTGGCCCGGCGGGGTTGGGGTTGAACCTGAGCCTGAGCTATAGCAGCGAAGGGGTGAACAGCATCCGGCAGGGGCCGACGGTGTACATTAACCAGCAGGGGCAGACAGTGAACCAGGATCAGGTCAATGGCACGACCTTCAACCGTCAGGCGGGTTTTGTGGGCTGGGGCTGGAGCCTGAACGGGTTGGGGCAGGTGACGGTCGATCTGGCCACAGGGAGGGCCTGGCTGGGCTATGCCGGCGGCGGCTTCGAGTTGAAATATGATGCGGCCAATGGCTGGCAGACCGAGCCGCAGAGCTTCCTGCGCATCCAGCACAGCGGCGAGGCCTGGAGTGCTGACCCGTGGCTGGTGTGGGCGCCGGAGGGGACGAAGTACACCTTTGGCAGCGCCAACTGGGGCAACGGCATGGCCTGGGTCTACAACACCGGCAGTTGCGCTCAGCAGGCGCGCGAGGCGCACCTGACCGAGGTGTTGGACACGCACGGCAACAAGGTGGTCGTGACCTATGCCACCGAGACGAAGGGTATTGCCGATTGTGGCAACCCCAGCTATGTGCGGGCCATCCGCCCCAGCCGGATCGAATACATCCCCAAGCAGGTGGTGGGAAACGAGTCGTTGGCGACGGTGGGGGTGGACTTTGGCTACGCGCTGCGCGACGACAGCGGCGTGCCCGGCAAGACTGACCCGTATGTGCAAAACTTTTGGAGTGATTGGCGTCTGAGCGTGATCACGGTGCAGGTGCGCAGCAGCGCCAGCGTCTTCAGCACCGTGCGCAGCTATGAATTGAACCCGGCCGGGGCGGAGTATGTGTGGAAAGACCAGGCGGCGGGGCAGGGGTTGCTGGTGCTGAAAACGATCCGGCAAAAAGGGAAGGACGGCGGCGCCCTGCCTGACTGGACATTCACTTACACCACAATCAACGGCTGGCTGAACCACACCGTGCTGGCCTCGGCGGGCAATGGTCAGGGCGGGAGCGCTGTTTACAGCTATGTGAACCTGAGCAATGTGTGGATGGAGGGCTGCGGTGATTGGAGCAGCCGCTACCGGGTCAGTCAGTTGGATGTGCTGGATGGCATGGGTACGGCGGCGCACAACAAGATCACGACGATCTATGACCATCAGAACCCCTGGGCCAAGACCGGACTTGGTCATCCCCAATGCCCGGACTTCGAGTTCGCCGGCTACGACTTCGTGCGCAGCCAGGTGAAGGATGGCGGTGGGAGCTTGCAGCGAGTCACGGATAGCTATTATCACCAGCGCAGTGGCGTACAACTCGATCCGCGCAAGGGCAAAGTCAGCCTGTCCCTGACCAGCAGCGCCGCCGGCAGCGGCGAACTGGCGCGCACGACCACCACCTGGATGACGGCGACGGTCAAAAGTCGCATTTGGGTCTACCAGAGCGATGTGACCCAGAGCGTCAATGGCCTGGATCAGAAGACGGCCTATGAGTACCAGATCGCCAACCAGGGCGGCGCACAATATGGTAATGTTACTCACGTTCATACCTATCTGGACGCTGGCAACACGCTGTTGCGCAGCCAGATAACGGAGTATTTCCCCCGCAACGACGCCGGCGCGGCCTACATCGTCAACCTGCCGGGCCGGCAGCGGCTGCTGGATGCGGGGGGCGTCTGTCAGGGCGAGACCCGCACCTGGTACGACGCCAACACCGCCTACAACCAGGCCCCCAGCCTGGGCGAAGCGAGAAAGGTAGAGACGGCCCAGACCACATGTGGCGGAACCTGGAGCGTCGCCCAGTTTGGCTACGATGCCTGGGGCAACCAGACCAGCGTCACCGACGCGCTGAACAACACCAGCACGACGAGTTATGACACCGGGCCGGTTGGCAGTTGGCCGCGGCTGTTCGCCTACCCCACCAGCACGACGACGCCCCTGGTGGGGACGACGAGTTATGCCTGGGACAAAGTGCTGGGCCAGGTGACGGCCATCACCGACCCCAACGCCGTGGTCACGAGTTATGAGTACGACCAGTGGGGCCGGCTGTGGAAGGAAATCGAACCCGGCGACAGCAGCGCCAACCCCACCCGGCGCTACACCTACACCAACTACGCCGGAGTCGCCTCGCCCTATTGGCAGAAAGAGGAGCAGCGCGACAATCTCAGCAGCGCCACCCCCGCCACCTATCTGGAAAAGCGCAGTTTCTATGACGGACTGGGCCGGTTGGTGCAGACGCAGGCCGAGGCCGAGAGCAGCACACAGAGCATCATCGCCAACCTTGAATACAGCCCCCTGGGTGCGATCAAAGCCAGCGCGCCCTACACCCACACCACCGCCCTGGGCGGCTACCGCACGCCCGATTGGAACCAGCCCAAGACGCAGACCAGCTACGACGCCCTGAGCCGGGCGACGCAGGTGACGGGGCCGGATGGCAGCATGGTGCGCAGCTATTACCAGGCGGGGAAGACAGCGGTGATCGACGCCCTCAACCGCCAGACGATTAGCGAGAGCGACGGGTTGGGCCGGTTGCGCTTCGTGCGGCAGTACACGGGCAGTTATCCGGGGCAGCCGGGGTGGAGCGACCCTGTGTATGGGCAGGCGGAGTATCGCTACGACCTGGCCGACCGGTTGTTGAAGGTGATCGGGGCGGATGGGGCGGCCATCGACCTGGGTTATGACCTGAGCGGTCGTAAGACCAGCCTGACTGACCCCGACATGGGCCTGTGGAGCTATGGCTATGATGCGGCGGGGAACCTGACCCGGCAGACCGACGCCAAGAACCAGCGCACCTGCTTCTATTACGACGCCTTGAATCGCTTGAAGGGCAAGACCTATTCGACCGGGGCTGCCGCCTGCGCCGCCGACCCTGGCTACAACGGCTACACGGTCAAGTATTATTATGACAAAGACGAGAACGGCGCCGCCGTGAGCAACGGCAAGGGCCGACGCACGGTGATGATCGACCCATCGGGCAGTGCGAAGTGGCTGTATGGGCAACGGGGTAAGGTGACGCAGGAGACCAAGGTCATCGGCGGCGCGGGCGGGGGGACGTTCGTGACGCAGTGGAGCTATGATGCGGCGGGACGGCCAGTCTGGGAGAAATATCCCGGCGGCAACGCCAGTCAGGTAGGCGAACAGGTGAATTACGCCTACACGAACCAGGGCTTGCTGGACACGGTGATTGGGACGGCGACCTACGTGGGCGACACCCAATGGAATGTACGCGGGCAGGTGAGCGAACGCTGGCTGGGCAGCACGGCGGGTGTGGTGCGGCAACTCTACAGCTACACCACGTCCGAGAACTTCCGGCTGGTGACGCTAAAGGCCGGTAACGCGTCCCCCTACACCAATCTGCAAAACATCACGTACACCTATGACGACAATGGCAATGTGCAGACGATCAGCGATGCGGCGGCATATGGCGGCAGCCAGACGCAGAGTTTCAGCTACGACGCCCTCAACCGCTTGCTGACGGCGCAGGCGACGGGCGGCAGCAATGGCGCCTACGCCCAGCGCAGTTATGTGTATAGCAACGCTGGCAATATCACCAGTTTCGAGGCCGCAGCGTTGACCTACACCGACGCCAGCCACAAACATGCGGTGACGCACGTCGGCAGCGTGCAGAAGTACTGGTACGATGCCAACGGCAATGCCACGCGGCGGATCAACGGCGCCCAGGATATTACGCTAAACTATGATGTGGAGAACCGGCTGACCGGCATGAGCGGCGGCGTCACGGCGAGCTACATCTACGACGGGGACGGCGCGCGCGTCAAGGAGACGAGCGGCGGCGTCACGACGATCTACATCGGCGCCTACTTCGAGTGGACGGGCAGCACGAGCACGATGAAGTCGTACTACTATGCTGGCGCGACGCGCGTTGCGATGCGCACAGGAACCAGCACCGGCACGGTGAACTACCTGCTGGGCGATCATCTCGGCTCGCAGGCGCTGACCTTGACGAGTGCGGGTGCGCGGCTCAACACCAACACCGAGCTGCGCTACATGCCCTACGGCGCAGCCCGCTACACCGCCGGCACGACGCCGACCAGTTTCAACTTCACCGGCCAGCGAAAAGACAGCGGCAGTGGGTTGCTGTTTTACAATGCGCGCTGGTATGATCCGGCCATTGGCCGCTTCCTGGCGGCGGATACGCTCGTGCCGAGTCCGGGCAATCCGCAAAGCCTGAACAGGTACAGCTATGTCCTGAATAATGCGCTCAAGTACGTGGACCCAAGCGGGCACGCCAATGTTTGTGGGGCAACGAATACTGAGTGTGACGGCAGCAGCGTATATCCCCAACGCCCGCAAACGCACAGCGGCCCTTGCCTCAGTATCGTGTGCCTACCCACTCCAACGCCCACGGCCACGCCTGCGCCTTTGGCTTTTCTCACGCCGTATGCCGTTATGCCCACGCCGTATGCCGGGCCGTGGATTGGGCCGGCGACGCCTGGGCCAACAAGCACCCCTACCGCAACTCCGTATCCTCAGGCACGGTTGGGCCAGCCAGGGGGTATCAACCCAACCGACCTTTACTACACCATCGCTCAGGGCCTGGTCTATCAGATGCCAAAGGCTCTGGGGGACGATGTAGCCATACGCGCCTTGGGTAGAGGAGGACAACTCGTTCTGGGACCTCTTGGCCCGATAGTCGGGTATGGAGCATCGGTCGGGCCGAACTTGGCCTCTCACCTGACGAGGCACGATCCACTACAGGTGACGCTGACAGATGTTGTGGTGGATTCGGCGGGATATGGTGTTAGCACTGGAGTAGGGGGCATAGCAGGAGTGGTGGGTGGCGTCCTCGGCTCGACCGAGCCCGGAATTGGCAGCCTCGTTGGTGCAGCGGCCGGTGACATCGTCGGATCGGCAGGAGGTAGCATTGTGTGGGACTTGTATGTTGCTCCCCGCTGGCGTGATGATATTTACTACTTCTTAGGTAGTTTCGTGAATTAG
- a CDS encoding prolipoprotein diacylglyceryl transferase: MLTTLRLGPLALPTYPLLIIFGLYAGLWLAARVAARRGLNPDHLYNAGFSAAIVALIAGRLGHVIRFLPAYLTDPISILSPNLAAFEPLAAVAAAILVFAWYIRRYRLPVLLVVDALAVGSLLFLAVHALAEGLNGRNFGMPSLLPWAIPQWDVYRHPVQFYEILGILGAISLLWALLDRLRPGQAALLATAGYAAVRLLVDAFRDQPVTVGDGLRLTQVLAWIVLLLALAGLYQMQARVGATTVNSQQSTINNQQSTSNG, from the coding sequence ATGCTCACCACCCTCCGCCTCGGCCCGCTCGCCCTCCCCACCTACCCCCTGCTCATCATTTTCGGCCTCTATGCCGGGCTGTGGCTGGCGGCCAGGGTGGCGGCTCGCCGCGGCCTGAATCCCGACCACCTCTACAACGCCGGCTTCAGCGCCGCCATCGTCGCCCTCATCGCCGGCCGCCTGGGGCATGTGATCCGCTTCCTCCCCGCCTATCTCACCGACCCGATCAGCATCCTCTCGCCCAACCTCGCCGCCTTCGAGCCGCTGGCAGCTGTGGCGGCGGCGATCCTGGTCTTTGCCTGGTACATCCGGCGCTATCGTCTGCCGGTTCTCCTCGTCGTCGATGCGTTGGCGGTTGGCTCGCTCCTTTTCCTGGCCGTCCATGCCCTGGCCGAGGGGCTGAACGGGCGCAACTTTGGCATGCCCAGCCTGCTGCCCTGGGCCATCCCGCAGTGGGATGTCTACCGTCACCCGGTGCAGTTCTACGAGATCCTGGGCATCCTGGGGGCCATCAGCCTGCTGTGGGCCTTGCTCGACCGCCTCCGCCCCGGCCAGGCGGCGCTGTTGGCGACGGCCGGCTACGCCGCTGTGCGGCTGCTGGTGGATGCGTTCCGCGACCAGCCGGTCACGGTCGGCGACGGGCTGCGGCTGACGCAGGTTCTGGCCTGGATCGTCCTTTTGCTGGCGCTGGCGGGGCTGTATCAGATGCAGGCGAGAGTAGGGGCGACAACAGTCAACAGCCAACAATCAACAATCAACAATCAACAATCAACGAGCAACGGTTAG
- a CDS encoding TlpA family protein disulfide reductase has protein sequence MTTSSPAASRPSPFLPLLILAVLALGAGWIWLTRVPAPVALAPARPLPLAGRPAPDFTLPQPGGGELTLADLRGKAVVLNFWASWCGPCEAEMPELQEAARKYGEQGLVVLGVNQGEPEEIVVDYLERLGITFPIVLDEAVQVSELYRVNSLPTTFFIDRDGILRDQVIGQMNTAVLQQRLRSIYP, from the coding sequence ATGACAACCTCCTCGCCGGCCGCATCCCGGCCCTCGCCTTTCCTCCCCTTGCTCATCCTGGCCGTGCTCGCCCTCGGCGCCGGCTGGATCTGGCTGACGCGCGTCCCCGCGCCCGTCGCTCTGGCCCCGGCCCGACCCCTACCCCTGGCCGGCCGCCCCGCCCCAGACTTCACCCTGCCCCAACCCGGCGGCGGCGAACTGACCCTGGCCGATCTGCGCGGCAAGGCGGTGGTGCTCAACTTCTGGGCCAGCTGGTGCGGCCCCTGCGAAGCCGAAATGCCGGAGTTGCAGGAGGCAGCCAGAAAATACGGGGAGCAAGGGCTGGTGGTGCTGGGCGTCAACCAGGGCGAGCCGGAGGAGATCGTCGTCGACTACCTCGAACGCCTGGGCATCACCTTCCCCATCGTTCTGGACGAGGCCGTCCAGGTTTCCGAACTCTACCGCGTCAACTCGCTGCCCACCACCTTCTTCATCGACCGCGATGGGATCCTGCGCGACCAGGTCATCGGGCAGATGAACACGGCCGTCTTGCAGCAGCGGCTGCGCTCGATCTATCCCTGA
- a CDS encoding helix-turn-helix domain-containing protein, whose translation MSEHEHEKHWLTLTEASKLLGVHPSTLRAWADAGQPPSFRTPGGHRRFAAADLRAFLLRASSGLAETELWIDDRARFETALVQTRSQLRHLPPGEAGWYQAFDEAGRERQRNLGRQLFAAALQYLTRPRQQPDLRQKARRLGEAYAASSLDYRISLLDTVRAFQYFRANLHHALAAGEESPRPVESDDLRLRDDTDAFLNEVLFGLIDAYEHALLQPVLA comes from the coding sequence ATGAGCGAACACGAGCACGAAAAACACTGGCTGACCCTGACCGAAGCAAGCAAGCTCCTCGGCGTCCACCCTTCCACCCTGCGCGCCTGGGCCGACGCTGGGCAGCCGCCCTCGTTCCGCACGCCCGGCGGCCACCGCCGCTTCGCCGCCGCCGACCTGCGCGCCTTCCTGCTGCGCGCCAGTAGCGGCCTGGCCGAGACCGAGCTATGGATCGATGACCGCGCCCGTTTCGAGACAGCCCTGGTGCAAACCCGAAGCCAGCTGCGCCATCTGCCTCCCGGCGAAGCGGGCTGGTACCAGGCCTTCGACGAAGCCGGTCGCGAGCGCCAACGCAACCTGGGCCGCCAACTGTTCGCTGCGGCCCTACAATACCTCACCCGCCCCCGCCAACAGCCCGACCTGCGGCAAAAGGCCCGCCGCCTGGGCGAAGCCTACGCCGCCAGCTCGCTCGACTATCGCATCTCGCTCCTCGACACCGTGCGCGCCTTCCAATACTTTCGCGCCAACCTCCACCACGCCCTGGCTGCAGGCGAGGAAAGCCCCCGCCCGGTCGAGAGCGACGACCTGCGGCTGCGCGATGACACCGACGCCTTTCTCAACGAAGTGCTCTTTGGCCTCATCGACGCCTACGAACACGCCCTGCTCCAACCTGTCTTGGCCTGA
- a CDS encoding ATP-binding protein, with amino-acid sequence MSIIPRSLFPALARALADQRVIVITGQRRVGKTTAARWLLEQTATENKLYLDLERLDQRAVFGERNYDLVLSYLRNRGLDLNRPAYVALDEIQYAPNVPSVVKYLNDAAQADGLPGVKFILTGSSSFYLKNLFTESLAGRKIVFEMFPLSFGEFLTFREAPYRPRNGFADMVFDAYEYERLKGFYEEYLSFGGLPEVVLTPDAQTKTEILNDVLSSYINIDIRVLADFQKIAELQQLMRLLASRIGNKLDYTKLATIIGISRPTLVQYLEFLELTYMIWRLPAHSSSADRVAAVGRKLYFYDNGIAGVLARLSEGALFENAVFNQLRPYGELAYLSNGYEIDFILIPPGAQAPTAFEVKLHPVASDQQKLNRLAANHALPEAHLIGRHPTPAFAPFIWGGSIF; translated from the coding sequence ATGTCAATCATCCCACGCTCGCTTTTCCCTGCCCTGGCTCGCGCCCTGGCCGACCAGCGCGTGATCGTGATCACCGGCCAGCGTCGCGTCGGCAAGACCACGGCCGCGCGCTGGCTTCTGGAGCAGACGGCGACTGAAAACAAGCTGTACCTGGATCTGGAACGGCTCGACCAACGAGCGGTGTTCGGCGAGCGAAACTATGACCTTGTGCTGAGTTACCTGCGCAACCGCGGTCTTGACCTGAATCGACCGGCGTATGTGGCTCTGGACGAAATCCAGTATGCGCCCAACGTTCCGAGTGTGGTGAAGTATCTCAACGATGCCGCTCAAGCGGATGGATTGCCGGGCGTCAAGTTCATTCTGACCGGCTCCAGCTCTTTCTATCTCAAGAATCTTTTTACTGAATCCTTGGCCGGGCGCAAGATCGTGTTCGAGATGTTTCCGCTGTCGTTCGGCGAGTTTCTGACTTTTCGTGAAGCGCCCTATCGACCCAGAAACGGTTTTGCCGACATGGTTTTCGACGCTTACGAATATGAGCGATTGAAGGGTTTCTACGAGGAGTATCTCTCTTTTGGGGGTTTGCCAGAAGTCGTGTTGACGCCCGATGCGCAGACGAAGACCGAGATTCTCAACGATGTACTTTCGTCCTACATCAATATCGATATTCGTGTGTTAGCGGATTTTCAGAAGATCGCAGAATTGCAGCAATTGATGCGCCTGTTGGCGAGCCGCATCGGCAACAAGTTGGATTACACGAAGCTGGCAACCATCATCGGCATCTCGCGGCCCACGCTCGTTCAATATCTGGAATTCCTGGAACTGACCTATATGATCTGGCGACTGCCCGCCCATAGCAGCAGCGCCGACCGGGTTGCGGCGGTAGGACGCAAGCTCTATTTCTACGACAACGGCATCGCCGGGGTGTTGGCGCGGCTGAGCGAGGGTGCGCTGTTCGAGAATGCGGTTTTCAATCAGCTCCGACCCTATGGCGAGCTGGCCTATCTCTCCAACGGCTATGAGATTGATTTCATCCTCATCCCGCCAGGGGCGCAGGCCCCCACCGCTTTCGAGGTCAAGCTGCACCCCGTCGCCAGCGACCAGCAGAAGTTGAACCGGCTTGCCGCCAATCATGCCCTGCCCGAGGCCCACTTGATCGGCCGCCACCCCACCCCTGCTTTCGCTCCGTTCATTTGGGGCGGCTCGATCTTCTAA